Genomic window (Cardiocondyla obscurior isolate alpha-2009 linkage group LG06, Cobs3.1, whole genome shotgun sequence):
atttaaacattaaaaatttaatatgtattaatttatttattttatgcgcgtttatatatttgaggaaaaaaaataggattTAAATTTGCCAAGGAATTTCACGATAAAAtagatacttttatttaaattggtataaaaaaaagcaaatttattgGGATTTTTTGACCTgtgtgatttatatttaaattattgaataatcgtatttttaaattgcaaagttttttggtaatttaatttatagaattatttatagatttattttcgttccttttttatttgctgctgtaataaaatagaaactgGCTTTACAACAGATGACCTTTGTTAATGAGATAGttctcatttaaatattaacatgaTCGTTTAGAATAAACCAAAATTAAAGGCAGCGAAAGCAATGGCAATAAATTGTGattgatatttattgtaatattttttacttgatTAGATTCCCTTAATTGAGTTTCTggattttgttaatttatcgaCCGCAattgaaattctttttctatataGAGTTATGTGCCGTGcgataaaaaacaaatgtatgtttatgtaaattatCTATTCCTCattacaagatttttttttaacttttgctTTTAATGTAGTcgaagttattttaatatacataaatatcaaTATTCATGGCTTGTTTTTTTTCAGCTGTGGTGCGAATCTTATACTGCTGCATCACTAAAATGGATGCTGGAAGATTCTCATTGCCCTGGCCACGTAAGACTTCAAGCTGTATTAAAAAACTCAAAAGAATTTAGCGCCGCGTGGAAATGTCCCGTAGGGTCGAACATGAATCCATCAAAAAAGTGCCATTTATGGTAACAGTTGAGTCTTCGATgggtaaaatataatacttgtTATCTAATATCGTTGATCAATCAAATGTTTATTGTTTCTTGAAATAAAGCGAGTAAAGCTCATATCtgaagtaatataataatctagtgttatattaaataattaattttatattttattggaCTCGTGGCAATTTACAATAATGCAAGAAAAAGGTTTATTAGATACTTAATCGTTTTTTGTATATTCTTTCttgtttctaattaaaatctgagttaacaaaattttacataGGTACGGAGTTTTGTGCATAAGCTgcaattactttaattaattgttatttgttCATTGTATAGTATGTGATAAACGGTTTCTACgtaatttcttatatttttttgctctGATATGCTGAAGatattctattattataaaagaatcAAGGAGTGGTCCAATAatgtttgtaataaaagaacTTTATTTACGTACAAAATATGTTCTCTAATTCCTATAATTTAAACCTATTTAATTAGAACAATCGCTTTAATTCAAGAGTGTGAAAATTGaagacaataaaaatatgattttgttaaatataattaatgtatattattaaaagatagtTTAAGATGTCTCTACCTAAAACTATACAGAACACCGACAGGGTACCTTAAAGGTGAAtggtaaaaagataaataataaaaatccagctttataaaattatatatatatatatatgtataatgaaaataacattattataaaaatatgctttTTATTACAAAGCGTTTATACGCCaatgaattataaattttatattttaataccttATAGATTAACTGTATAagtatttgtattaataatcgaagatctttttaattaattaataatatttatatttattagttaCTAATTCACCCACCAAAATCACTTGATAAACGTGAAAATTTATCTAGGGATGGCCGTTTTTAAAAGTACCTTGTTGGTGTTTAGAAGAAAGAAGTATCTTTCAAATAGTTTAATCGGAGGTATGAGTATCACTGATAAAGTAACAAATGCAAGGTTTCCaaatcttttctctttttctttatataataaggattgaagaataataaaaataaattgttataaagaCAAGAGCACGAACAAACTTGTTAATTTAAGTTCGATACTTTAGGAGTAAGTCGTCATGTAATATTTCGACGTCATGTGTATAGttccactaaaaaaaaaatttcagtagTAGTCTAAACGTTCAATACATAATAAACGTCCTAATATACGTAACCGCCATTGGCATCGACAGATTGAACGTATTCCTGCTTGCTGCTTGCGGAAGTGACGGTACACCCAGCACACGCGGTGGATGGCTTCTTACCCTGAGGCGCGGTATGAATGGAAACTGGCCGCACGATGGCAGGTTTGGAAACCGAGGTGTCGGTCTTCAGCGACGCGTTGTCGACCGTTACAGAGTCACTATTGCTGCTCAAAGAGCTCGAAGGGTACGCGTTAACGCGTTCGGGTGTGGACGGTACCTGGCCTTGAATCTGTTGCGGTATAAACGACGGTAAAGAAGAAGGAATGAAGGGGAAGGACGATAAGTCTAAGTTCTCGAATGGATTCTGAAAGCCTTCTAGAGATGGGAAAGACGGTACGTTCGCGAAGACGTTTTGGAACGTCGTTTGGCCGTTTTCGAAGAAGGTCTGTAACGGATTCGCTTTGAGAGTGTCCACCGCCACGGATTGAACAACCGGGACATTGGTTTTTACGTAATGGTGCACGGGGTATGGTACTGGACGAGGGACTTCCACGGGGTACGGGCGATCCACGGTGACCTGAACGGGCTGGGGTACACGAACGTAATAAGGTTTTGGAACTTCGACGGTATGAGGAACGGGAACGGGAACAGCAACGTGCTTGGTCACCGGTACATGATACGGCTGCGGTACGTTGACATGTACGTGACGATCGATAGTTTTCACGGGTATATTACTGTATGAAGAATACGAGTAGCTGGGGAAGGTGTGAAACGCacctgaaatataaaaaatatctcttatTAATGAAAGCATTTAAAAgcatctatttaatttttaatgttacgcgtgtaaaactttattaataagcaattaaatttttttttaaataattaattttgtatattagaagaaattaatttttaacaattcttacaaacttttttttgaatgtaaaataatcgagtAATGTATAATTGGAGAAACTGCTTTCTATTATATAACCCGTTAAGTATTCATATTCTCAAGCAtacatttgcatttattatttatgaaaggCGAGCAAATCATTCGGACGGTGACAAGTAGCAAGTGTTTTCATATGCCATCTCGATTAGTCAAGCATTAGAATATGTCAACGTGACCCTCGCGATTGCCATAAATAGCTGAAGTTGCGACCGTTATGAAAACTACTAAATATCTTATATAAGTCGGCGCGAACGGTATTCATCGCCTAGTTTTACAAGTCTAATGTAGATTTAGAAGAGGAGCTGTAAATTCTCAACGGGTGCGGCGTAACCAAAAAAGATCATAAATTCCCGGTAGATCAACGCTTACCTTGAAACTGAGTAGGAACTTGGGACGCCGTCACTTTTGCTTGTGGAAGAGAGACGGTCTGTGGAATATTTTCCACTAAATGTTTCTGAAGGATCGCTGGTTGGTGCACTTCATGGTGAGCTTCAGGCACTCCATTCAGAGACTTGTGCACATTTACAGCATCACTTTTCAGCTGTTCCTGGACAGTCGTTTGCAAAGAGTTCAATTTTTACGATcacgttaaatattatttaaatattattttataatttgacGTTTGTACCTTGAGAACGATAGGTTTTTTCTCATCAGCTACGGGTGCAATATAGTTGCCATTGAGAAGCtgtgacaaaacaaaaatctagttaacataattatttttaattaaattataaatacccGCGCAACTGTATCTGcgttaatgaatatttatgacTTTACTATacgaaggaaaagaaattgtaattaccGCTTTTCTACCAAAATAGcgttaaagataattttgatTCAGTTTAAGTTTGATATTAAGTAATTTcggcgagattttttttttttttatcacctgAGTGGTATCGGGTATTCCATAGGAGGTAGATGGTACGAGGAGAGAGGCAGGAGTTTTGTCAATTTCACTGAGCGCTAAGAAATCAGTTCCCAAGGGCTTGCCAGGTGTATGGCTGGGCGGTCCGTAAGATGATTGGGGTGGTACCTGGAATGATTGGTCCTCTGTGTCGTCTGGAACCGTGAAAGAACCTACGTAGCCGCCGGCGGCTTTCGAGATTTGTACCTCATTTTCATGCTCGTGACGGTCTTGGTGCTCTTGATGCtcgtgatgatgatgatggtgcTCGGTTCCGTAGCGTGGATCGCCCGGCAGGATATCTCTTTTCTGCTTATCGGCCGGCGCTGCTAGAATCGCCGTGAAGCAGACCTGAAagcgtaatatttataatattagttttatcaCCTTCAAATTgcttacatttattaaaatacgatataaatttttttttacatttgttatCCTTGTAAATAAGCTAGACTGTGTTCTCCTTATTTATCATTTTGCAATTTGTTATGCAATTTCAAACCAGCCccggcaattaaatttaaatattatgaaaTTGATTCAAGAGGAAGCTATGCATTTTAATGAATAGCTGAATGcagaaatattacaaatttaaaccTGTCCCACTGTTGCCTATGACATTTATCCGCGCTGgccttttttcaatttttgaaaGATCACAAAACGTAAaacgtgatattaataattaataatgcgcGGCAAAAATtggttataatttatattgcacgtcattaaaaaaaaaaaaaaattgtctgtccccaaattattattatattaaattgtaatttaccattaatctaattaaccgtttaacgttaattgttacaagtaataaattaaaaaatctcagTGTTCAGGGTGTTATTAGAAAAGccaattacatattaaataatctacctatttatttattatatgttagAGGGATAcgattaaagtaataaattaacgtgtTATTTTTTAGGAGGATGAGGAGAGACGGAAGTGAGGTAGCCTCTTACCACGAACGTGAACAGGAGGAGCTTCATGTTAGCCGTGTGATGTCAGGCCGATGAGTTGAGCATCTGCTCGGAGACATTTCGACCTTTTATATCCCGAAATCTTCCTCCTCCCAAAACGATCTTCCTCCGCGTGTCGCAATTCGGTGGCATTGGCAGAactagattttttaatttactccATTGACTTCTCGCGCTCACTCGCTCGCTCATTCTCGACCATCCTCTCCGTAAATTTCGAATAAAAGACCCAACGCGGCTGTTTTAGCGGACGTTTTTAACGGCGTTGTTTTCACCGCCGTTCATTGTCCAGTTCAGAGTCCCTAAGAAAGCCGCCCATCCTTTATTTGGCTAAAGTCAACGCCATGAAAATGATGGCGATGATTTATGCAAATGGATACGTCAGTTTCACGCTTCTTGGATTTCTTACAAGTCCGTTGACCTTTTGccttttcttgttttttttaatatttttttattttattttttctctctctttctctcttttccttgaGATATGGTTTGAATCGCACATCTCCATTGGTACATCGCCGAACATTTGACGTTATCGCTGAGAGAAACATGGAAGGCTTTTAAAGGATGAACAGCGAATAAACGGCGAATTTTCGTAAGATTTAATGGACCGCGTTGCATCTCGATCAATCCGATTTTTGCTTATCCTTTGATTACCGCGCTGATGTGTTTTCCTTGTCGGCTGGTTCGACGTAGTACTCTTAACAGTATTTTGATATCGGTAACTTATGTATGTACGGCTAAGTAATGATTAGCCCACTTCGTTGAAaagtattacatattttaaagtGTCGCTGAAACCAGGCTATTTGTTCATAAGTCGGCTGTTTTGACGACGACTTTCAAAATTTCGTTTTCCTTTATTAATTCACGAAATAATCATAtgtgtatattataatatgtcGTAATtgcaatttgttttttta
Coding sequences:
- the LOC139103111 gene encoding uncharacterized protein, producing the protein MKLLLFTFVVCFTAILAAPADKQKRDILPGDPRYGTEHHHHHHEHQEHQDRHEHENEVQISKAAGGYVGSFTVPDDTEDQSFQVPPQSSYGPPSHTPGKPLGTDFLALSEIDKTPASLLVPSTSYGIPDTTQLLNGNYIAPVADEKKPIVLKEQLKSDAVNVHKSLNGVPEAHHEVHQPAILQKHLVENIPQTVSLPQAKVTASQVPTQFQGAFHTFPSYSYSSYSNIPVKTIDRHVHVNVPQPYHVPVTKHVAVPVPVPHTVEVPKPYYVRVPQPVQVTVDRPYPVEVPRPVPYPVHHYVKTNVPVVQSVAVDTLKANPLQTFFENGQTTFQNVFANVPSFPSLEGFQNPFENLDLSSFPFIPSSLPSFIPQQIQGQVPSTPERVNAYPSSSLSSNSDSVTVDNASLKTDTSVSKPAIVRPVSIHTAPQGKKPSTACAGCTVTSASSKQEYVQSVDANGGYVY